The Streptomyces sp. NBC_00224 genome has a window encoding:
- a CDS encoding Tn3 family transposase, whose amino-acid sequence MPGRAKGQPARRLPPLHLLQSSLVHINALLLQQVLAEPAWAKKLSDEDPRGLTALFWSNINPYGTFRLDMNKRLGLSGVTIPGQRAAVSERAEAAPATR is encoded by the coding sequence GTGCCCGGCCGGGCCAAGGGGCAGCCTGCACGCCGGCTACCGCCCCTGCACCTGCTCCAGTCGAGCCTCGTACACATCAACGCACTGCTGCTTCAGCAGGTCCTCGCCGAACCGGCCTGGGCGAAGAAGCTGAGCGACGAGGACCCGCGTGGGCTGACCGCGCTGTTCTGGTCGAACATCAACCCGTACGGCACGTTCCGCCTCGACATGAACAAGCGCCTCGGCCTGTCGGGCGTGACCATTCCCGGTCAGCGTGCCGCCGTGAGCGAGCGAGCCGAGGCGGCCCCCGCCACCCGCTGA
- a CDS encoding TetR/AcrR family transcriptional regulator codes for MTDESSLRERLIDVGVDLVLTEGSASVGLREIARRAGVSHGAPRRYFPTHHALLSAIARRGFEDLAARFEAAVARTTTPRGQLEALARAYVGYALERRGMFELMWRHDLLDSAAQASDQPKLRESTLPLFGHITGLVARCRSERDAAQRTDGPNEAAPPPAVTAAALWSNLHGIAQLWAWGSLQLALGAPPLDGDPGDNQRDRLIATVLDAHLGPATS; via the coding sequence ATGACTGATGAGAGCTCCCTTCGGGAGCGGTTGATCGATGTCGGGGTCGACCTTGTGCTGACCGAGGGCTCCGCGTCCGTGGGCCTGCGGGAAATAGCCCGTCGAGCGGGGGTGTCGCACGGGGCGCCACGCCGGTACTTCCCCACGCACCACGCGCTGCTCTCGGCTATCGCCCGTCGCGGCTTCGAGGATCTCGCAGCCAGATTCGAGGCCGCGGTCGCCCGCACGACCACACCGCGCGGCCAGTTGGAGGCTCTCGCGCGGGCGTACGTCGGATACGCACTGGAACGCCGCGGCATGTTCGAACTCATGTGGCGGCACGACCTGCTCGACAGCGCGGCGCAGGCATCGGACCAACCGAAGCTGCGCGAGTCGACCCTCCCGCTGTTCGGGCACATCACCGGACTCGTCGCCCGATGCCGATCGGAGCGGGATGCCGCGCAACGCACCGACGGGCCGAACGAGGCCGCACCGCCGCCTGCCGTGACCGCCGCCGCCCTGTGGTCAAACCTGCACGGCATCGCCCAGCTGTGGGCCTGGGGCAGCCTGCAACTCGCCCTCGGCGCCCCACCGCTGGACGGCGACCCCGGCGACAACCAACGCGACCGGCTCATCGCGACAGTTCTGGACGCCCATCTCGGCCCGGCGACCTCATGA
- a CDS encoding MBL fold metallo-hydrolase, producing the protein MVIRGAEPVLVDTGAPAVRSQWLEAAWSVVDPLDVRWIFLTHDDRDHAGNLLAVLAECPNATLLTTWFSASC; encoded by the coding sequence ATGGTGATTCGGGGAGCCGAACCGGTCCTGGTGGACACCGGGGCGCCCGCAGTGCGTTCCCAGTGGTTGGAGGCAGCCTGGTCCGTCGTGGATCCTCTGGACGTACGGTGGATCTTCCTCACCCACGACGACCGCGACCACGCGGGCAACCTCCTGGCGGTTCTCGCGGAATGCCCGAACGCGACCCTGCTGACGACATGGTTCTCCGCAAGTTGTTAG
- a CDS encoding recombinase family protein, with translation MLHLVTLGADLRERGIGLHVIEQGIDTSTMEGRAMFGMLSVLA, from the coding sequence GTGCTCCACCTGGTGACGCTCGGCGCTGACCTGCGCGAGCGCGGCATCGGGCTGCACGTGATCGAGCAGGGCATCGACACGTCCACGATGGAGGGACGGGCGATGTTCGGGATGCTGTCCGTGCTGGCCTAG
- the nadC gene encoding carboxylating nicotinate-nucleotide diphosphorylase, which translates to MTTTEFPSAAARAAAAAALAEDASGNDITTVWSVPEELVATAEIRTRQSGIAAGLPVVAEVFAQVDPEVKVEPAVADGARLSDGQVLVHLSGSARSLITGERTALNFLQRMCGIATLTDRYVQAVAGTRARILDTRKTAPGLRALDKYAVTAGGGHNHRLDLAAMVLLKENHIAAAGGVTAAIEAVRRGMARTGQTMEIDVEVQTVTQAAEALDAGARWIMLDNMPVAGIEQVVKFRAGRADASRILLEASGTIRLDTVLDIAGTGVDLISVGALTHSAPTLDLTMLLTTGPVPCPR; encoded by the coding sequence ATGACCACGACCGAGTTTCCCTCGGCGGCAGCACGGGCCGCCGCCGCTGCCGCCCTGGCCGAGGACGCGTCAGGCAACGACATCACCACCGTGTGGAGCGTTCCCGAGGAACTGGTGGCCACGGCCGAGATCCGCACCCGGCAAAGCGGCATCGCCGCCGGCCTCCCCGTGGTCGCCGAGGTCTTCGCGCAGGTCGACCCCGAGGTCAAGGTCGAGCCGGCCGTCGCCGACGGCGCCCGACTGTCCGACGGCCAGGTCCTGGTGCACCTATCCGGTTCGGCGCGCAGCCTGATCACCGGGGAGCGTACGGCGCTGAACTTCCTGCAGCGCATGTGCGGCATCGCGACGCTGACCGACCGCTACGTCCAAGCTGTGGCAGGGACCAGGGCGCGCATCCTGGACACGCGCAAGACGGCGCCGGGCCTGCGCGCCCTGGACAAGTACGCGGTCACCGCCGGCGGCGGCCACAACCACCGCCTCGATCTCGCGGCGATGGTCCTGCTCAAGGAGAACCACATCGCCGCGGCGGGCGGGGTGACCGCCGCGATCGAGGCGGTCAGGCGCGGGATGGCGCGCACCGGGCAGACCATGGAAATCGATGTCGAGGTGCAGACCGTCACACAGGCCGCCGAGGCCCTCGACGCCGGAGCCCGCTGGATCATGCTCGACAACATGCCGGTGGCCGGCATCGAGCAGGTCGTGAAGTTCCGGGCCGGGCGGGCCGACGCTTCCCGGATCCTGCTGGAAGCCTCGGGCACCATCCGCCTGGACACAGTTCTCGACATCGCCGGGACGGGCGTCGACCTCATCTCGGTCGGGGCGTTGACGCACAGCGCGCCCACACTGGACCTGACCATGCTGCTGACCACCGGCCCGGTGCCATGTCCGAGGTAG
- a CDS encoding DUF1330 domain-containing protein, producing the protein MAKGYWVSVYRTIADPERLAAYDKLAGPAVKAAGGRLLSRGSRVVAHDAGIAERTVLIEFDSFEQAVAARASAAYQEALAVLADCVERDFRIIEGLD; encoded by the coding sequence GTGGCCAAGGGCTACTGGGTCAGCGTCTACCGCACCATCGCAGACCCTGAGAGGCTTGCTGCCTACGACAAGCTGGCCGGTCCAGCCGTCAAGGCCGCGGGCGGGCGGCTGCTCTCCCGCGGCAGCCGGGTCGTCGCACACGACGCCGGAATCGCCGAGCGCACCGTCCTGATCGAGTTCGACAGCTTCGAACAGGCGGTCGCCGCACGCGCGAGTGCGGCCTACCAGGAGGCACTGGCCGTACTTGCTGACTGCGTCGAGCGCGACTTCCGCATCATCGAAGGCCTCGACTGA
- a CDS encoding PH domain-containing protein, translated as MALFGNAHTVDPAKAQGDYGRLLGHGEQVHAAYTLIRDTMLFTDRRLIMVDKQGITGKKVEYHSVPYRSITHFAVETAGHFDLDAELKIWISSNPTPLQKTFTKGVDIYEVQAILTQFVAR; from the coding sequence ATGGCACTGTTCGGAAACGCGCACACCGTCGATCCGGCGAAGGCGCAGGGCGACTACGGGCGGCTGCTCGGCCACGGCGAGCAGGTGCACGCCGCGTACACGCTGATACGCGACACCATGCTGTTCACCGACCGTCGCTTGATCATGGTCGACAAGCAGGGGATCACCGGTAAGAAGGTCGAGTACCACTCGGTGCCGTACCGCAGCATCACCCACTTCGCGGTGGAGACGGCCGGGCACTTCGACCTGGACGCCGAGCTGAAGATCTGGATCTCCAGCAACCCGACGCCACTGCAGAAGACATTCACGAAGGGGGTCGACATCTACGAGGTGCAGGCGATCCTCACGCAGTTCGTGGCCCGCTGA
- a CDS encoding PhzF family phenazine biosynthesis protein, producing the protein MSEVALVVACQRDGAGGSPTAVLGDAAFTEEERCRIPAALGTSHAVFLRATGIERRRPAYTLRFFTAQGELPACGHGTVAALAVLAEREGGDHDYRAALRTAHRSFTGRASRNDAGLTASFDPGPVSLRSTGGPELRAVVGGLGLTEDAVAGDACVASNGRPRLLLPIRSRAALAELTPDLTLLRAACDRYGLLGCYAYSPPDRHGRAAARMFAPSIGVPEDIANANSTACLAAHAAGFGTHRLAVDMGDHLGSPSTITATAHRDRTGHRIRVGGQAAIVRTVMR; encoded by the coding sequence ATGTCCGAGGTAGCGCTCGTCGTCGCGTGTCAGCGAGACGGCGCGGGTGGCAGCCCGACCGCCGTTCTGGGTGATGCGGCGTTCACCGAGGAGGAGCGATGCCGCATTCCCGCGGCGTTGGGAACATCGCACGCCGTCTTCCTCCGCGCGACCGGAATCGAGCGTCGTCGGCCCGCGTACACACTGCGGTTCTTCACCGCCCAGGGCGAACTGCCCGCCTGTGGACACGGCACCGTCGCCGCCCTCGCCGTGCTCGCCGAACGGGAAGGCGGCGACCACGACTACCGCGCCGCCCTGCGTACGGCCCACCGCAGCTTCACCGGTCGGGCAAGCCGAAACGATGCCGGCCTGACGGCGTCGTTCGACCCGGGCCCGGTCAGCCTGCGTAGCACCGGTGGACCCGAACTGAGGGCAGTCGTAGGCGGCCTCGGACTGACAGAGGACGCGGTAGCCGGCGACGCCTGCGTGGCGTCGAACGGGCGGCCGAGGCTTCTGCTGCCCATCCGATCCCGCGCCGCACTGGCCGAACTCACGCCGGACTTAACCCTGTTGCGCGCAGCCTGTGACCGCTACGGTCTGCTGGGCTGTTACGCCTACTCGCCCCCGGACCGACACGGCCGAGCAGCAGCCCGGATGTTCGCCCCGTCGATCGGCGTCCCCGAGGACATCGCCAACGCCAACAGCACGGCCTGCCTGGCAGCCCATGCTGCCGGGTTCGGCACACACCGCCTCGCTGTCGACATGGGTGATCACCTCGGCAGCCCGTCCACCATCACAGCGACCGCCCACCGCGACCGCACGGGACACCGGATCCGAGTCGGCGGCCAGGCAGCGATCGTGCGCACGGTCATGCGATGA
- a CDS encoding MFS transporter, which produces MTAPAQRQMALLVSVVGAMIVALDGTILLMAQPGMQRDLGASVAQIQWTSTGYLVAVAALLVIAGRLGDRYGHPRLLFVGVLGFGAASAGIALAPDVGWVIVLRAVQGGFAAFLQPATLALLRLAYPADRLGTPIAIRTSAIAVAAGSGPLLGGVLIAHLGWRAVFWINVPLAFVIAVLALAIRAPTPQRANSPRLNLTSTGLLAVALATLVHALSDVPARGWTAAPTLLEFLAVIGVATVLTWHERRTTHPIVPPAVARSVPVTASMAILLVTTAGVFGALFRATFYLQDVLRLDPLASGLRVLPLTVLMVLGSPAAVAALRRYGARRTAVAGTVLVVVGIAGLSRLGPASTWMAMAAVFAAIGAGFAAVMVTATGTVVGDAPPGYAGVVGGLKQTAMNIGPTFGIAVAATATGSAVSTMSSTLLILASLAALGLLPASRLPRRPAHQEGDDTTASRPAQAPTPQAAPARHTNS; this is translated from the coding sequence ATGACCGCACCCGCACAGCGCCAGATGGCACTTCTGGTCAGCGTGGTCGGCGCGATGATCGTCGCACTGGACGGAACCATCCTGCTCATGGCGCAGCCCGGAATGCAGCGTGATCTCGGCGCGAGCGTGGCGCAGATCCAGTGGACGAGCACCGGCTATCTGGTCGCCGTGGCCGCGCTACTCGTGATCGCCGGGCGCCTCGGGGATCGGTACGGGCACCCCCGCCTACTGTTCGTCGGCGTCCTCGGTTTCGGGGCTGCCTCGGCCGGGATCGCGCTCGCGCCGGACGTCGGCTGGGTGATCGTCCTGCGCGCGGTGCAGGGCGGGTTCGCCGCGTTCCTACAACCTGCGACGCTCGCGCTGCTACGGCTGGCGTATCCCGCGGACCGGCTCGGCACGCCGATCGCCATCCGCACCAGTGCGATCGCGGTAGCGGCAGGGTCCGGTCCGCTCCTGGGCGGTGTTCTCATAGCTCATCTGGGATGGCGCGCCGTCTTCTGGATCAACGTGCCCCTCGCGTTCGTCATCGCCGTCCTCGCCCTCGCCATACGGGCGCCGACACCTCAACGTGCCAACTCTCCACGGCTCAACCTCACCAGCACGGGCCTGCTGGCGGTCGCGCTCGCAACCCTGGTCCACGCCTTGTCCGATGTACCCGCGCGGGGGTGGACCGCCGCGCCGACGCTGCTCGAATTCCTCGCCGTCATCGGCGTCGCAACGGTGCTCACCTGGCACGAACGCCGCACCACGCACCCGATCGTTCCACCAGCCGTAGCGCGGTCCGTACCGGTGACGGCGTCGATGGCGATTCTGCTGGTCACCACCGCCGGCGTGTTCGGCGCGCTGTTCAGGGCCACGTTCTACCTCCAGGACGTACTTCGCCTCGACCCACTCGCCAGCGGTCTGCGCGTGCTCCCGCTGACCGTGCTCATGGTCCTCGGCTCACCCGCCGCGGTCGCCGCACTGCGCCGGTACGGTGCGCGCCGCACCGCGGTCGCCGGTACGGTCCTCGTCGTGGTCGGCATCGCGGGGCTGTCCCGGCTCGGTCCCGCCAGCACATGGATGGCCATGGCTGCAGTCTTTGCCGCCATCGGTGCCGGGTTCGCCGCCGTGATGGTCACCGCCACCGGGACCGTCGTCGGTGACGCGCCGCCCGGGTACGCCGGAGTCGTCGGCGGGCTCAAGCAGACCGCCATGAACATCGGGCCGACCTTCGGCATCGCCGTCGCGGCCACCGCAACCGGCTCGGCTGTTTCAACCATGAGCTCCACTCTGCTGATCCTGGCCTCACTCGCCGCGCTCGGCCTGCTGCCCGCGTCGCGGCTGCCCCGGCGGCCGGCCCACCAGGAAGGAGACGACACGACCGCCTCACGCCCGGCGCAAGCACCAACACCACAGGCGGCACCCGCTCGACACACAAACAGTTGA